The Brachypodium distachyon strain Bd21 chromosome 4, Brachypodium_distachyon_v3.0, whole genome shotgun sequence nucleotide sequence TTCATCTAAGTTTGCCTCTCTATATACCCTCCTTTTCTTCACGGGCCGAGTAATTTCAAAAGCTTCAGGAGTCAAAACATCCAGCTGTACAGCATGTTCACCATCATTATTGACATTTTGATTGTTAAATTCTCCAGACTGTACAGCCTCATCAACACAATCATCGTCTATTCTAGGCTTGCTCATTGATCCATCACACTCAAGAGACCGATGATTAAAATCTTCAGACTTCACCTCTGCAACCTGTTCTTCGTCATCATCTAGTAGAACGAGCCGTCTTTGCTTTTTTCGGTTGTCTGTAGCATATTGATCAACAGGAATGGAATGTCCATCCTCGTCCTCTGTATCGCTGTCCTCCAGAACAATGATCTCTTTAAAACTGGTTTCAGAGAAGGAACTTGAATCAGCTCCATCCAGTAGCTTTGATGCTTCACTCTGATTATCCTCTGCTAAGACTGGTGTCACACGGCAACCCATTGGACTTCCAATTTGAAAGTTCTCTGACAACGGACAGCTGCTTTCCTTTGGCAACACATTCATGTTTTCTGAAGAGGGCATTTTTCTGTCTACAGTCTGCACTGTGGAAGGCTGTGGCAGACTGGTAGTCATGCTTCCATTCTGCAAATCCCTGCTAGCTTTATTATCCGACTGGGACCtgacctttttcttctctctctccaacATAAAGTTAGCACTTATGTTATCACTAACATCATGATGTGTTCCAATATTCTGCAGGGAACAAGGTGAGCCAACCTTATCCTTTGGGAGGTTCAACTGATCTGCAGCAGCACTCGGAGGAGATTCATATTCATCCAATGGATTTTGGAGATTGCTTTCATTTACCCTTAGTGGCAAGCGATTTGCAACACAATCACTGTTTAATGTACGAACAGAATGTTCGTTGCCAACCTGCTGGTTTTCATCATTGCTGGACTTAGATGTTTCCATGGTGATGACTTCAAAAGAGTGAAGTGTCTCCCCACTAGCACAAGAATGAGCATTTCTATCGGTCTTGTTACCCATTGGTTGCACATGTGACCTTCTGTGCTTCCTTGATGAAGAATTCTTTCTTGaaaaatctttttttcttcgagATTTACTTTTAGACTTGCATGATTTATGTTTATGGTCTCTACATGACCCTGGTTCCTTTACTGACTTCTCACTCGTAGTACTTGGATGGTGTATTGCAGAACTAGAATGAGCATGCCTTTGATTTGTCGCCTTATGTATAGATTTCCTAACTTCATCATGTCTTGGTAGGCATTCATCACAGAACCAGCTTTTAAGTGACGATACATCAAAAAGAACCTTAGCCAGACAGTATCTACAAAATGATTAATTAGTAACCAGAATAATTAAagagcagtttttttttgcaaacaaTAGAAACATATGAAGCAATGTTGTAAGGCTCACAAAACTATGTACATAAACTATCACATCTGATGTGACAATAATACATTTCATAATTACAAAAGAACTTTGTCGCTGGGTGTGTCCTGTAACAAGCTTAGCGtaagaaaaaatgaatttgACTGCTTCCCGATCCACATTTCCATCATGAGCGCAgccaaaaaaattacaaaaccaGTGGGAATCTGCGAAgagatgagaaaaaaaattctgttCCTATTTTGCCGAAGTTTCAAATATTCATCTAATATGTTGCAGCAGCTATAGAAAAACATTCCATCATAAATATGAAATCTTTCCTATTAATCAATAAAAACAGGCATGAGTTGAATGGTCTAAGAAACACCATATATAACTTCAGAGGTGGTACATGAAGAATATCACAAGTAAATTATCAATACTAAGATAAGATGCCTATAAATGATCAAGGGAaagtatccagtgaaaaccCTCATTGGGTgaaaacttgcaaacttttcTCGTCGGCCATTGGATGTAAAACATgtgagtaaatttcacggaaccacactttttgtggcAGCTGTCTCACAAAGCCACGGTTGTTtgtaatagtctcacaaaaccacaacttttgggGCAGCTGGTTtcaaaaaaccctaatctcaATAATTAAGCTGGTTGATGGCGTTTCCGATAACCTGGGGCCACCAGCCAGATGCCACGTCATCTTCCCCAACACGTTTTTGACACCCGTTTTCAACTCCACGTCAGTTTCTACCTGACCCAAGACATCACCAGCTGTCACTAGAGCAAAGGCAGATGCCGTGGCGTCGAAAATGGGCATAAAAAACGGGTCGGGGAAGATGACGTGGCATCTGATTGGTGGCCCCGCGTTGTCGGAAACACCATCAATCAGCTTAATTATCGAGATTAGGTTTTTTGAAACCAGCTgcccaaaagttgtggttttgtgagactattacaAACAACCGGGATTTTGTGAGACAACTGacacaaaaagtgtggttctgtgaaatttactcaaaacaTGTGGTCTAGATGAGAGGTGGGAATCCCACAATCACTTAAATGCATTTTCGCAGAAAACCCCCCAACGAAGAGGGCTTCAGTTCAGagtagagagagaaaagtgggggggggggggggacgggCAGGGCTGGCTTGGTCCCTGCCTCCGCCACTGGATGTCGGTAAATTAGCAGAAAACAACCAAAACACCTCTGCTATAACCCACAAAATGTGTACTACGGTGGTAGTGATATTGAAAAATTCACCAAGAACCCAACACATGGTGGGCTGTAATTAATTCACAAAAATGTCCATAATAGTGATTTGTTCCGACTAGTAAAAAGTGGCTCAGAAACAGTTGCCGATGGTCATGATGTTGGAAAATCTTTCGAACATCCAAAAGTCGTGGGTATAGCCACGAAAACGGCAAGAACAATTATTTTTCCTGACCGGCCAAAACGGCTCACGGAAGTTGCCAAAATGGTGTTTTTTCGACTGGCAAAAAATGGTCTGGAAAAGTTTACAGGGGTTACGATTTTTCATAACGTCCAAAACATGTACCGGGGTCACGGCATCGAAAGCATGGGTGGAAACTGAGGAGACACGGGTTATAAACCAAAAAAATGGCCAGAAGGAGTTTCTTTTTGACCGGTCAAAAAGACTGAAAACATGTACCAAGAGTCATGATATCGCAGAAAAGACCGAAAACCGTGCAAATCGTATTAATAAAATCCTCGTATATATACATCGGGCATAACAAATCTTAAAATCCATATACATACTCGTACGCAATACAAACTCAACAATAATCAACCAGCCGCCATAGACTAACACGTGCGAATCAAATACTCCTATGTACGTTCATCAATCTTTCTTGAGGATCTTGATGTCCTTCCAGCGAGACTCCATGCGACTAGAGTCATGGTTCTGCGCGTACACCCCGAACTTGAAGTAATGCACGTCCCCACCGCGCCCCGGCACCCGGAGCTTCTCCACGCCGTCAACGAACACGGTGAGCACGGACGCTTCCACATCATGGATCACATTAAGCCGGAACCAACGATCATAGATGCCGTCCTCGACCACCTGCCTATCATAGTACCGGAGCGCGCCGCCGTAGACGTGCAGCATGAGCGTGGTGGccgtctcgccgccgccgaagaccTGCATGACGGACACCCCGGAGGTTCCGGAGGGCACGTAGCCGTAGCCCTCGAACTGCCACACGCCGGAGCTGTAGTCGTAACCCTTCATCCTCATCTCCGTTCTCGGGCTCGTGTGGCTCTGCCGGGCGTGCGGCTTGTCGGAGGCCAGAACCCAGAGGCGGCGCACCGTGCCGTCGAAGCTGTACCGGGCGCCGATTGACTCGTCGTAGGGACGTTGTAGGAGGAAGTTTTCCTCGGTTAGACTCACTGCCGTGAACCCCTCCGtcgggtcggcggcggtggcgttgGGTGGTGCCCTTGCTGCGGCGGCGAATGatgccggtggcggcgaggccaGGAAGACTAGCAGGCATAGACTGACGGCCCAGGTGATCATGGTGTGAGGAGCCATTCGtgctttgtgtgtgtgtgtgtagcTTCTGCTTTGGGTTTGGTTGTCGAGGCTTGTGATGAGATGCAAAGGATGCAAGTTGTGTGTGCCTTATGTAGTGttccaggaggatggaattaTACATtaggaaagaaaaatgtagTTCTCCTATGGGTAATTAAGAAGAGTCAGATTTGCCCGTGAAGTTACCGTATTGCTGAATCTAAACTCGCAGAGACGGTCTCGGCCCGGCCAAAACCTTGCTAAAATAATTACTGCGCTAATTTGACTGCATTGTTATTACATTGGACGCCCTATTTTTACGTGCAGCAATTAGCATCAACGGCACGCACGTTGTTAATCTTGTACCGTTTTTTACGGACGgtaaaaagaagggaaagaaagaaaaatcacgCTAGTCTAGTACTTAGATAGATTTCCTTGTGCACGGCGATCCATCGGCTGCGTGTCCTCGTGAACACGGCACGTTAATATTTGGGGCCTGATGACAAAGCATTTGGATCCCGTGAGCTATTTGGATAGAGTGCTGCTTTTCAACGAGCTAGCCCACGATCTCACTTTTTTCCTGTTGTTTGCCCGAGCGGGAGAGCCAGATTCACACGAGTCTGGTAGATCGATTTCCTTGTGGACGGCGATCCATCGACTGCGTGTCCTTGTGAACAGGCGACGTTAATATTTGGTGCCTGACGCCAAAGCACGGGGTATTGACTGACTGACGGCGGGATCCATGTTATTGGTCCTGCTACAGACAATTGCGGGATGCAACAGATGAACAGAAGATGGCGCAACGTTCAAGCTGCTCGCTACTGCAAAAAGGTGGAGCAGTTGTACAAAATCAGGTCAAATtagctgcattttttttaatttaaacaaGCCAACTAAAATACATGCCAGTTCGACCCCTCAAAAGGACCCCCAAAAAACATATCGGAGTATCTTTCTCTTCAGGGTAAGAGACACTACAGTCCCACAAAGCTGGTCAGGATCAAGGTGCCTACCAAGCATGAAAGACAAATTTTACCACAGACGGCTTGTTATGTCAGCTTGGGGCTCTACCACGGCGACCAAGCGGACTGGTGCCATGGAAAGCCTGTGTTGTGTTACCTTAGCTGAATTCTCAGGACTGCCTATGCTCCTAATGTCGGATGATCCtcaggagccggagccgcATTCTACTTTCTGACGTTTCGACTGCTGTGATTGCTTCATCCACTCCATGCACTCCTCCACGGTCCCTTCCGGATGCGCGAGCTGCCACTTCACCAGCCTTTGTTGCTGGAAGAAAGTGTAGTCCCTTGCGTTAGGAGTGTCCAGGAACTAGACTAGTGCGATCAGTTGCAATGGGAAGGGGGCAGTGTCATAGTAATATTACCCATTTCCCAATCAAGGGACCTCCTGACTTGACCTGCATGGTCCCCATGATGGCCTTCCCGTCTAGCAACGGCTTCATTTTCCACACACTGTCGAGACCTGGTGAAGTCAAACAATAAGGCATAAATCAGGATGATAAAACATATACATTAATTTAACAGAGGTGGGTATGAGACAAAACACATAAACTGCTCCCCATATAGGAGATTGAGAAGAGGTATGCGGTTATTAGCCAAGTCCTTTACCAAGCTCAGTTATTGAACGCTCAACACTGATGTATTTCTCCTTCCTTAGATGTAGCTCATCCTGCTGGCTGAGGGAACCACTGGGCTTGTCAACTTCTGGATGGATGAGAGTTGAGATAAAAAGTGCCACACGCCAAAAGTCTTTAATTTCACGAAGTATAAGTCCTGAAATGATCAACCTGTCAGAAATTTTGATCCAATAGCAGAACGGAATAACACTGAACGAATAGATCCAGTTGATGCAGAAGAAGCAAGTATCCTATCAAGTTAAATCAAAATATATTATGTACCTCTAATAGTCATATTAAggctgaacatcagaaacGTCGGATTATAAAGAACTGACAATTAAAAGGGacatttaaaatttaaaataagCATGATCAGCACTGACCTGCCAAAACACGTTTTACTAAGTCCGTTGGTATCTCGAGATATTCATCATCCAGCTTCTCTTTAACAATTTCCAGATTTTCATTTGACTCAAAGAGAACAATTAATTCGGCAAACTTTTCACTTGCAACATGTATGTTCACAATCTTCAAATGCACAAAAGATAATAAGAAGTTAATCTTTTAATTACAGCAGACAAGAAATTGAATAAGCAGAAACAACTGTTGTTGAGTTGATGCCTGCTCAGGATTGTGTACCGTGTCAGCATCACTAGCTTTCAACTTTAGAGAGTTCCGAATAATATAGCTAACAACGGGAACCTGCGGATGATGAAACATGCTTGTTAGCTTACTTCCTAAAAAACAGTAGAGGGAAAATTAATATGTTAATCATAGagttgttttttatttatttaaatatACCCACCTCCAAGAGTGCTTTCTAAATAACGCAAAATATTTTGCACCACACAACCAACCAGCCCTCTAATAACAATTTAAGTTAGTCCTTCAGGCAAAGATTAGCATTTAATATTCAGCTTCAGAAAGCCTGCTCTATCCAAAAAGTTTCTATTACCGTGCAACCAGCAAGTATACCCACGTAAGCACTTGCGAAGCGTTGAAAATTGTACACAAACTAAAAATATTATAATAGTACGAAATTTCATTTGCTGAAGTCAAAATACGATCATGATACACCAAGCCTGCCATCTCCATGCATTTTGGATTGGGGAAACCTTCATGCATGAGTTAGACAACCTTATGTCGAAATACGGTCATGATACACCAAGCCTGCCATCTCCAATCAGTATAGTTACAAGCAAGCTTGTTTGTTTATGCGATTGCAGAAAAGTGGATGATTTGGTCAACCAAAGATCACAAACATACACAGTTTGCCTCCTTAATTACTCAAGTTTCGGATGAAATAAGTTTGGAGGATGCATGAGTCTGATGTTACCTTCTTTGATTTTTTGTCCATGTAGACCATATTCCGAACTGGGGTAAATAATGCACTATACAGGCAAAGCCTTTGCTGTTCATCCTAAACACCATCACAAATCTTAATTTtaggaaaacaaaacaatatcAATCACAGTCAATTGTGTGTTTCTTGTCAGCCATTAGACCTGTCCACTTCTGGATAAACAATATCAATTACGTAGGGAATCATTAAAAACACTAAGATAAAATTTGAGGAGTTTAGTGTCACAGATCTTCAGGATTACAATACTATGCTAAACCATATATAAGTATGCAACAATATCTACACGGAGATACTGCAAATATGGAAAGACATTTCTTCTGTACTCCCAAGAGTCATAGTTCAATCAGGTTCAAAAACATGTTGTAAAAACTGATATTTATAAAACTCTGAAGGTCATGAAATCTTAAGTGACTGTTGCATGTATAAGTAATTGATTGCCACAAACGAATGCAATACAATGTTACAGATAAGAATCGGGATCGGTTTGTCTTAATCACTGGAGTGAAGTTACAGAAGTCCCTCTTGACCATATGCATTTTAATGCCAAGCACATGAAACAGATAAAATCAACAAATCATGACAGAAAAAGGAATTTTAAGTGTGTTATTTATAAAAGATAAATGCTGAAAACCAACATACCTGTGACTTGGAATCAGAACCACCACTGAACACTGAGCGGCCAATAGAACGTGCAAGATTCCACGCTACTTCAATATGTGAAACACAAAGCCTGTATTAACAGAAGATATGAGATGAAACTGAACTGAAGTGTATATGCTAATGGAAATAAAATGACCAGTGCAATACTGATATTTATAAAACTCTGAAGGTCCTGAAATCTTAAGTGTAACTGCGTGGCATATACTTGCATGTATTTGAAACATACATAATTGGATATTAGAACAAGGACGTACCAATCATGTTTGTCAAGAACTGGAGGGTCGAGTTTCTCAGGAAAAGCAAAAACAACATAAAATAATCCTAAATCACGGATATAACACATTGCATTGACAGGGTGTTTGTCTGACATCATGAGGTCTACCTGCACAATATACAAACTACAAAATTCGTGACCAGAGGATATGCATAACATCACAGAATACATATTAAGAATGGCGAAGTTTGCTTGTATGTACAATAAAGTAAGAAGGAACAAGAAATCAAACCTCGTGACCAACGCGTTCTCGGCTGATCTTTGTACCAAGTTCAGACTTCACCTTTTCATCAGATGCGGCTTCTTTCAACTCTTCAGCTAATGTAAAGCTGAATCTGGCAGCTGTCAGCGATGTATATTAGCATATGCAGAGAAAACGATAACTATCCAAGTAAATACCACACTCTTTAATTATACGCCACAGTCCATTTCTTGATCAGTCATTTACACAAGCAAGTAAGATGGCCACGAATTGACAACTATCCTAGTATACATCCTTCACGTGTAAGACGCTATCAACTTATTAGCAAGTCCTTATCATGAACACATCTGTAATCTTACAACAAATTTAGAAAATATTCACAAGAATTATTACCAAACCGAATTGCTCGAAGAACCCTGAGGGGGTCATCCAGGAAGGTTGACTTGGCCGGTAAAGGAGTAACAATGAGGCCCTTTTTCAGATCTTCAAGACCTGCATGTATTATGGGGTCACCATGATTACATAACAGCAGGAGAAGTCACATGAATTTATGAACTTGTAATAACGACTAAACTCACCTCTTCCAGTTAAATCTTCCACTGATTTAGTGTTGATGTTAAAGAATAAgctgtcaaaatttgaattttagGAAGACTAAATACTGTACTAAGTTAGAATCAAAATTGTAGCAATGAAAGCATGCATTAGAGAACAACAAATTCGTCTGCAAATGAAATCACATGGCATTACCTATTAATTGTTAGGTCCCTGCGTAATGCATCTTCTTTGGCTGTACCGATCTCCTACACGTTACAAAACATGGCGTAGCTGTAAACTGGTTACAACTTGCAACAGACTATCTAGAGCAAGGGGAGGGGGTTGATATGAAGTGAAGAGATGAATAAGGAAAATAGAGTTGTAAATATTGAGCTGTCAACAACATTAATGTGTACCAATTGCAATTTAATCAACATATGGATTAGTCGTTCTAATACAATACCCACATAAAACAGAAGCCATACCCAAAATACACATGGCAAAGTAAAAGTCTTTATAAATACAAATAGTACATATACACAAAAAGATAATATCTATTATATGCAATGATAAATGCATGTGCGTACCACGGTAGGAATACGACTGTTTTCAGCATACTTTTCGGACCTCAAGTTGACAAAATCAATCCAGATATCATATATGAGCATTCTTGCAGTTTCCAAATGCTTGGATTGATCAGGGTTGCTGCAACAAAAGGTACAAAATGTCACAATTCCATGGTAAAAGGCATTTACTTGATTTCAGATGTCAATATGGGCACAGGAGTAGGTACACTTAGGAACATATACACAATACTCATCTTGCACTAAAGTCTGACCTTCCCTGCCTCCATCTACGTGTCTATTTTCTTCCCACACATATAAAACTCAACTTGAAAATTACAATGTATAAAAACATAGAGATCATGAAATTTAATTGCATGTCTGAAATGCTGTTAATTACTGTTCTTGATTTTGACAACCAAGTGTGATGTGATGATATTTCATACGGAAGGCGTAAAGCCCAGGTTATACTGAATGCATAACAGAAAGTTTTTGCACATACCATAACAAATTCTCACAAGGGGCCACAGTCCCACAAGGGCAATCAGATTACAACACATACCATGGGAATATCAAATCATCACTAGGTAGAAATATTAGCAACATCAGAACAAGGGTAACAAAGATTGCATACCACTGGATAACACCAATTCCTTTTTGCTCCTCACC carries:
- the LOC104585173 gene encoding citrate-binding protein, with product MAPHTMITWAVSLCLLVFLASPPPASFAAAARAPPNATAADPTEGFTAVSLTEENFLLQRPYDESIGARYSFDGTVRRLWVLASDKPHARQSHTSPRTEMRMKGYDYSSGVWQFEGYGYVPSGTSGVSVMQVFGGGETATTLMLHVYGGALRYYDRQVVEDGIYDRWFRLNVIHDVEASVLTVFVDGVEKLRVPGRGGDVHYFKFGVYAQNHDSSRMESRWKDIKILKKD
- the LOC100823932 gene encoding putative CCA tRNA nucleotidyltransferase 2 isoform X1; translation: MQNRRMSLRLLLLPPRSGILLHLLSPLRRRLPAPLRTAAAVGVPPRTSSFLALPTIRAFTGPPGMALAGAPQRCVEVRESVELTEEEERIFRRLLDVVAHFGLGTQLRVAGGWVRDKLLGKDSADIDIALDNMTGQNFCEKVNEYSELMGEEQKGIGVIQCNPDQSKHLETARMLIYDIWIDFVNLRSEKYAENSRIPTVEIGTAKEDALRRDLTINSLFFNINTKSVEDLTGRGLEDLKKGLIVTPLPAKSTFLDDPLRVLRAIRFAARFSFTLAEELKEAASDEKVKSELGTKISRERVGHEVDLMMSDKHPVNAMCYIRDLGLFYVVFAFPEKLDPPVLDKHDWLCVSHIEVAWNLARSIGRSVFSGGSDSKSQDEQQRLCLYSALFTPVRNMVYMDKKSKKVPVVSYIIRNSLKLKASDADTVHNPEQIVNIHVASEKFAELIVLFESNENLEIVKEKLDDEYLEIPTDLVKRVLAGLILREIKDFWRVALFISTLIHPEVDKPSGSLSQQDELHLRKEKYISVERSITELGLDSVWKMKPLLDGKAIMGTMQVKSGGPLIGKWQQRLVKWQLAHPEGTVEECMEWMKQSQQSKRQKVECGSGS
- the LOC100823932 gene encoding putative CCA tRNA nucleotidyltransferase 2 isoform X2 — encoded protein: MQNRRMSLRLLLLPPRSGILLHLLSPLRRRLPAPLRTAAAVGVPPRTSSFLALPTIRAFTGPPGMALAGAPQRCVEVRESVELTEEEERIFRRLLDVVAHFGLGTQLRVAGGWVRDKLLGKDSADIDIALDNMTGQNFCEKVNEYSELMGEEQKGIGVIQCNPDQSKHLETARMLIYDIWIDFVNLRSEKYAENSRIPTVEIGTAKEDALRRDLTINSLFFNINTKSVEDLTGRGLEDLKKGLIVTPLPAKSTFLDDPLRVLRAIRFAARFSFTLAEELKEAASDEKVKSELGTKISRERVGHEVDLMMSDKHPVNAMCYIRDLGLFYVVFAFPEKLDPPVLDKHDWLCVSHIEVAWNLARSIGRSVFSGGSDSKSQDEQQRLCLYSALFTPVRNMVYMDKKSKKVPVVSYIIRNSLKLKASDADTIVNIHVASEKFAELIVLFESNENLEIVKEKLDDEYLEIPTDLVKRVLAGLILREIKDFWRVALFISTLIHPEVDKPSGSLSQQDELHLRKEKYISVERSITELGLDSVWKMKPLLDGKAIMGTMQVKSGGPLIGKWQQRLVKWQLAHPEGTVEECMEWMKQSQQSKRQKVECGSGS